A portion of the Pseudoalteromonas galatheae genome contains these proteins:
- a CDS encoding AAA family ATPase, whose product MSINNNALSTYRLLKATAEVAEQSLAGRIQHYRAHLKTEEKELRTYTQKAAADLLGVNNRTLKRRHDQGDFDTINIKKGANGHYAYTLANIFAMADVLGVNADQRKSNDKLQVIVINSLKGGCGKTTSLVNIAAALATTNIKRYRIGIIDLDPQGSSSSFFPSNDHEPITVGDLMRDCIELDEGETWKDLVSNSFQETHIPNIRVLPSGMDDFYFEHETATELKESSSYEKTRHYHKLKEKVIEPVQDEFDIILVDTAPSLNFMFYNALMASTAMLIPVHPEAVDFDANNKYLKRLGEIYHTVAALGHEGWDFMQFLVTNYVKGNHSQRDIVKDVRSAFGRQVMSYPINHSSAITASSSSFNTIFDQKTSDSLASREALLKAQENIKDVVDELEMLIRSNWPSTQSSLAE is encoded by the coding sequence ATGTCTATAAATAACAATGCGCTATCAACGTACCGGCTGTTGAAAGCTACGGCAGAAGTAGCTGAACAATCACTTGCTGGTCGTATTCAACATTATAGAGCTCATCTTAAAACTGAAGAAAAAGAGCTCAGAACTTATACGCAAAAGGCTGCCGCAGATCTACTTGGTGTAAATAATAGAACACTAAAAAGACGTCATGACCAAGGTGACTTTGATACCATTAATATAAAGAAAGGTGCAAACGGTCATTATGCATACACATTAGCAAATATCTTCGCTATGGCAGATGTTCTGGGTGTAAATGCAGATCAACGAAAGTCTAACGATAAATTACAAGTCATTGTGATCAATAGTTTGAAAGGTGGTTGTGGTAAAACAACAAGCTTGGTGAATATCGCTGCGGCACTAGCTACAACTAATATTAAGCGCTATCGCATTGGGATCATTGATCTTGATCCACAGGGATCATCATCAAGCTTTTTTCCATCGAATGATCATGAACCGATCACGGTTGGTGATCTAATGAGAGATTGCATTGAATTAGATGAAGGTGAAACATGGAAAGATCTTGTCTCTAACTCATTCCAAGAAACCCACATTCCAAATATTCGTGTACTACCTTCAGGTATGGATGACTTTTACTTTGAACATGAAACAGCAACAGAGTTAAAGGAAAGTTCAAGCTACGAAAAGACACGTCATTACCATAAGCTTAAAGAGAAGGTTATAGAGCCCGTACAAGACGAGTTTGATATTATCCTAGTAGATACCGCACCTTCTCTTAATTTTATGTTCTATAACGCATTGATGGCGTCTACGGCGATGTTAATACCTGTACATCCAGAGGCTGTTGACTTCGACGCTAACAATAAATACCTGAAGCGTCTTGGTGAAATATACCATACTGTTGCTGCTCTTGGTCACGAAGGCTGGGACTTTATGCAATTTTTAGTCACTAACTATGTTAAAGGCAACCATTCTCAGCGTGATATCGTTAAAGATGTACGTAGTGCGTTTGGCCGTCAAGTAATGAGCTATCCAATCAATCACAGCTCTGCAATTACGGCGAGCTCTTCATCATTTAATACAATTTTTGACCAAAAGACTTCAGATAGTTTAGCAAGTCGTGAAGCATTGCTAAAAGCGCAAGAAAATATCAAAGATGTGGTTGATGAATTAGAGATGCTGATCCGTTCAAATTGGCCTTCAACACAATCTTCGCTAGCAGAATAA
- a CDS encoding ParB N-terminal domain-containing protein, translating to MARKRKNDTRIDPFATAVEGSSLDDLLDQAKVGDVVTMPAPSDPTKTIVLTCEVVPFSEIESKTTVYGQNRREQSLLSEKAVADILPAIKKDKRNLHPALCWHHNGKLHVLSGSRRRKACLLAEADYVVLSSKDFSDEDAKTLAVSSDQYIAPSLWELGKAYFDTKQNLIEQGQKGSYREIAAVEGVSHTAIADALKAYESIPVEVLQLYPTANHLGREAAKKLITAKQEQPDLFSEQIAALKTQDFMAEEMSDEKRAVQITKFLTTFGSSDSRVESMLENDYIRVQRNLKSGDVTVKIDNRVLTDKRLEQLQKLLSSYN from the coding sequence ATGGCTAGAAAACGTAAAAATGATACACGAATAGATCCTTTTGCTACTGCGGTTGAGGGGAGTAGTCTCGACGATCTTTTAGATCAGGCTAAAGTAGGCGACGTGGTTACTATGCCTGCGCCAAGCGATCCGACAAAAACCATAGTACTAACCTGTGAAGTAGTGCCGTTTAGTGAAATTGAGAGTAAAACCACCGTATATGGGCAGAATCGCCGCGAGCAATCTTTATTAAGCGAAAAAGCAGTCGCAGATATATTACCTGCCATTAAAAAAGATAAGCGAAATCTCCACCCTGCTCTATGTTGGCATCACAACGGCAAACTTCACGTTTTATCAGGCTCAAGACGCCGTAAAGCCTGTTTGCTGGCCGAAGCAGATTATGTGGTGTTGAGCTCGAAAGACTTTAGTGACGAAGATGCAAAAACATTAGCGGTATCTTCCGATCAATACATCGCTCCAAGCCTTTGGGAGTTAGGTAAAGCTTATTTTGACACTAAGCAAAACTTGATCGAGCAGGGCCAAAAAGGATCGTATCGAGAAATCGCAGCCGTGGAAGGCGTTTCTCACACAGCTATTGCTGATGCGTTGAAAGCTTATGAAAGCATTCCGGTCGAAGTATTACAGTTGTATCCAACGGCAAATCATTTGGGTCGTGAAGCGGCTAAAAAGCTCATTACTGCAAAGCAAGAGCAGCCTGACCTGTTTTCAGAGCAAATTGCTGCGCTTAAAACGCAAGACTTTATGGCAGAAGAGATGTCAGATGAGAAACGTGCTGTTCAGATCACTAAATTCTTAACTACATTCGGAAGTAGCGATTCTCGCGTCGAATCCATGTTAGAGAACGACTACATTCGAGTGCAAAGAAATCTAAAAAGCGGTGATGTTACCGTGAAAATAGATAATCGAGTATTGACTGATAAGCGTTTAGAGCAATTGCAAAAGTTGCTAAGCAGCTATAACTAA
- a CDS encoding DEAD/DEAH box helicase, protein MSSQLSKEQLFALFEEIKQEQANQFPLSERFLRQYFNSALLTKAKEYLQDEQVCYLQHSENFAQIDAQVLGNYGNTFTQHIKINQSQGTVSVEANCSCSNNPKCRHIAAVLLKLKIEHSGGFGEAYLVNDWFNELGQLQQVDKADAENVLLFVLEPRANEVLVNPKVSPNRPDGVYPLGRVLTEQQLNSQVAPAGLLENDFRLFSWIRSQNTPGHFELFGAWGFNALTQLVHTHRCFYRNQRQPLELGHKQTLDFYWHQEGNEYQLKSRLANVEHWRLIKTEPPVYLDTENLIVGRIESELTAQEIAHLHTMPTITAEKLEQVMARFQDIFTDDVIAPPAGFLQLASKQSNVAKLIKLDRPNKIRFAIEPLGKGATKKQLARLEQVLTGLGFVHEGDEFLLPTEDGVEVHWFNREIRPLLQGKRWVVDELPSNGLVVTPKVLLSLKRDKQHHVLGKVMLDDKPVTLNWDKHPVHELNNLAHEYRYVEIGEQFYAISKSVFDELLELKSRFSYYLSSSQFKFPLSYAKKLFELDHIHTDSDDHKLLEYLAELDKPIESLEVIPASEGQSFTLRDYQVQGVNWLKFLNRHQLGGILADDMGLGKTLQVIAYFISQHNTLVTQPSLIVCPTSLVGNWRDEFKRFAPHLPLTIIHGSNREEALTNLSGARFILTTYPLLKRDVAYYKGLDFDSIVLDEAQYIKNESAQISKCVKSLSARFKLCLSGTPVENNLLELKSLLDFVMPDVLGTKQQFKQHFQIPIEKEQDRPRARELRSLIAPFILRRTKAEVVKELPNKTELIKELEFSDEQHKLYQGVQHQVESKLLNLFQEQGVERSKLAFLDALLKLRQICCHPQLVDKSLTDQHGAKFEWLAQHLPVLLSEGRKIIIFSQFTSVLDLIAEQCQQQQLKYTMLTGQTRQRDKAIEAFTQGKCNVFLISLKAGGTGLNLTQADTVIHFDPWWNPAVENQATDRAYRIGQDKPVFVYKLIMANSIEEKVFKMQRDKQALVDALFAESGVNLGQFDESQMLALIKN, encoded by the coding sequence ATGTCTTCGCAGTTATCTAAAGAGCAACTTTTCGCTTTATTTGAAGAAATCAAACAGGAACAAGCTAATCAATTTCCTTTGTCTGAACGTTTTCTTCGTCAGTACTTCAATTCAGCTTTACTTACGAAAGCTAAGGAGTATTTACAAGACGAACAAGTCTGCTACCTCCAACACAGCGAAAACTTTGCGCAAATTGACGCGCAGGTATTGGGAAATTATGGCAATACCTTCACTCAACACATCAAAATAAACCAATCACAAGGTACGGTTTCGGTTGAGGCAAACTGCTCTTGTTCGAATAATCCTAAATGCCGACACATTGCTGCAGTATTGCTAAAACTTAAAATCGAACATTCTGGCGGCTTTGGTGAAGCCTATTTGGTTAATGATTGGTTTAATGAACTCGGGCAGTTGCAGCAAGTAGATAAAGCAGACGCGGAAAACGTCTTGCTCTTCGTATTAGAGCCTCGGGCAAACGAAGTCCTTGTAAACCCTAAGGTATCGCCAAATCGGCCCGACGGTGTTTACCCTCTGGGTCGAGTGCTAACAGAACAGCAGCTCAATAGCCAAGTTGCGCCAGCTGGCTTACTAGAAAACGATTTCCGCTTGTTTAGCTGGATCCGCTCGCAAAACACACCAGGCCACTTTGAGCTATTTGGTGCTTGGGGTTTCAATGCGCTAACACAATTGGTACATACTCACCGCTGCTTTTATCGTAACCAGCGCCAACCTTTGGAGCTTGGACACAAGCAAACGCTAGATTTTTATTGGCATCAAGAAGGCAATGAATACCAACTTAAAAGCCGCCTTGCGAATGTTGAGCATTGGCGCTTGATTAAAACAGAACCTCCTGTGTATTTAGATACAGAGAACTTGATCGTTGGCCGAATAGAGTCAGAGCTTACCGCGCAGGAAATCGCCCACCTTCATACTATGCCTACAATAACGGCAGAGAAGCTAGAGCAGGTGATGGCGCGTTTCCAAGATATCTTTACGGATGATGTCATTGCGCCTCCTGCTGGATTTTTGCAGTTAGCGAGTAAGCAATCTAATGTCGCTAAGCTTATAAAACTAGATAGGCCAAATAAAATTCGCTTTGCAATTGAGCCACTTGGAAAAGGCGCGACGAAAAAGCAGTTAGCAAGGTTAGAGCAGGTACTTACAGGTCTGGGTTTTGTTCATGAGGGCGACGAATTCTTATTACCAACCGAGGATGGCGTTGAAGTCCATTGGTTTAACAGGGAGATCAGGCCGCTTTTACAGGGTAAACGTTGGGTTGTTGACGAGTTGCCAAGCAATGGCCTTGTTGTTACACCAAAAGTGCTGTTAAGCCTCAAACGAGATAAACAACATCATGTGCTCGGAAAGGTGATGTTAGATGACAAGCCCGTTACGCTCAACTGGGATAAGCATCCGGTTCATGAGCTTAACAACCTTGCCCATGAATATCGCTACGTCGAAATCGGTGAGCAGTTCTACGCCATAAGCAAGTCCGTATTTGATGAATTGCTGGAGCTTAAATCTCGTTTTAGTTATTACCTTTCAAGCTCACAATTTAAATTTCCGTTGTCGTATGCCAAAAAGCTGTTTGAACTGGACCATATTCATACCGACTCTGACGATCACAAGCTACTTGAGTACCTCGCTGAGCTAGATAAACCGATAGAAAGTCTTGAAGTGATCCCAGCCAGCGAAGGGCAGAGCTTCACCCTACGAGATTATCAGGTGCAAGGCGTTAATTGGCTTAAGTTCCTCAATCGTCATCAGTTAGGTGGCATTCTAGCCGATGATATGGGCCTTGGAAAAACACTTCAGGTTATTGCTTACTTTATTTCTCAGCATAATACGCTGGTGACACAGCCAAGTTTAATTGTCTGTCCAACGAGTTTAGTAGGGAACTGGCGTGACGAATTTAAGCGTTTCGCTCCGCATTTACCACTTACTATTATTCATGGCTCTAATAGAGAGGAAGCACTCACTAACCTCTCTGGTGCGCGATTTATTCTAACGACGTATCCGCTACTTAAGCGCGATGTGGCGTACTATAAAGGGCTTGATTTTGATTCCATTGTGTTGGATGAGGCGCAATATATAAAAAACGAAAGCGCACAAATATCTAAATGCGTAAAAAGCCTATCCGCCCGTTTCAAGCTTTGTTTAAGTGGCACACCGGTAGAGAACAACTTACTCGAGCTTAAATCGTTGCTTGATTTTGTGATGCCAGATGTGCTGGGCACCAAGCAACAGTTTAAGCAACACTTCCAGATCCCAATTGAAAAGGAGCAAGATCGCCCTCGAGCTCGAGAACTTAGATCGCTGATCGCGCCGTTTATTCTTCGTCGTACAAAAGCTGAGGTGGTGAAAGAGCTACCCAATAAGACAGAGCTCATCAAAGAATTAGAGTTCTCTGATGAACAACATAAATTATATCAAGGTGTTCAGCACCAAGTAGAAAGCAAATTGCTCAATCTATTTCAGGAGCAAGGTGTAGAAAGAAGCAAGCTGGCGTTCCTCGATGCCTTGTTAAAGTTACGTCAGATCTGCTGTCACCCACAATTGGTCGATAAATCGCTGACCGACCAACACGGCGCTAAATTTGAGTGGCTTGCGCAACACCTGCCTGTGCTACTCAGTGAGGGGCGTAAGATAATTATCTTCAGCCAGTTTACCAGTGTGTTAGATCTCATTGCTGAGCAGTGCCAACAGCAACAGTTGAAATATACTATGCTGACAGGGCAGACGAGGCAACGGGATAAAGCCATTGAGGCGTTTACTCAAGGCAAATGCAATGTCTTTTTGATAAGCCTAAAAGCAGGTGGAACTGGTTTGAATTTGACTCAAGCAGATACGGTTATCCATTTTGATCCTTGGTGGAATCCTGCGGTGGAAAATCAAGCGACAGATCGTGCCTATCGTATCGGACAAGATAAGCCGGTATTCGTGTACAAGCTGATTATGGCGAACTCTATCGAAGAGAAAGTGTTTAAGATGCAACGCGATAAACAAGCCCTTGTTGACGCTCTGTTTGCTGAGTCTGGCGTTAATCTTGGTCAGTTTGATGAGTCACAGATGCTCGCGCTGATAAAAAATTAA
- a CDS encoding response regulator produces the protein MSTPSRILLVEDDQDIAEQVLLFFRASGFEMFHIADGAEVVPWVKVNQPDAILMDIMLPNQDGVECMRQIREFSEVPIVMLTAKVAEADRLQGLEVGADDYVCKPFSAAELVMRMKAILRRCVNSNAYQKPIEVNREELTVKLKGSTLGLTKVEFDVFALLYDAPNRVFSRQQILDYIQPDNFDISDRVIDSHIKNIRKKIKGLDLSPKIVESVYGAGYRYNGQQITE, from the coding sequence ATGTCTACCCCATCAAGAATCTTGCTCGTCGAAGACGACCAAGATATTGCAGAGCAGGTGCTGTTATTTTTTAGAGCATCCGGTTTTGAAATGTTTCATATTGCAGACGGTGCAGAAGTTGTGCCCTGGGTAAAGGTAAACCAACCAGATGCGATCTTGATGGATATTATGTTGCCGAACCAAGATGGCGTAGAGTGTATGCGTCAAATTCGAGAGTTTTCTGAAGTACCTATTGTGATGCTGACTGCCAAAGTGGCAGAAGCAGACCGTTTACAGGGCTTAGAAGTCGGCGCAGATGACTATGTATGTAAACCTTTTAGCGCTGCTGAATTAGTGATGCGTATGAAAGCAATCTTACGCCGTTGTGTAAACTCCAATGCGTATCAAAAGCCTATCGAAGTAAATCGCGAAGAATTAACGGTTAAACTGAAGGGCAGTACATTAGGCTTAACCAAAGTTGAGTTTGACGTCTTTGCACTTTTATATGACGCACCAAATCGTGTCTTTTCAAGACAGCAAATTCTTGATTATATTCAACCGGATAACTTTGATATTTCGGATCGCGTAATCGACAGCCACATTAAAAATATCAGAAAGAAAATCAAAGGATTAGATTTATCTCCGAAAATTGTAGAGTCGGTATATGGCGCCGGATATCGCTACAATGGTCAACAGATCACTGAATGA
- the rmuC gene encoding DNA recombination protein RmuC: MLWSMLSNTPAWFSLALFAGGAATLLPVVWVMRSTFKNQLNTQLASEQALRSQLSQAEQLAEQLRAQQLQSHGQQQQLQARLAERQRQAAEYQQLWQRELDAKEEIQVHAHELEVEMANLQTLLEQKQLSFEQQLAQLEQAKVQLKEEFHNLANQIFDEKSERFSHQSKEKIQQLLQPVQGELKGFRDKMEAIHSEELKQRASLKTELLHLQANNKAMTEQADRLTTALQGQKKAQGNWGELMLENVLDSAGLRPGYDYQREVNFNTDEGKFRPDVVVYLPQSRHLVIDAKTSLNAYTRYINAITDSEANQAIVAHTEAITARIKELGSKSYERLPGLNSPEVVIMFIPVESAFVEAVKHKPTLYQDALQNNVLVATPTTLLTSLNIVKQLWRFEEQSKHTRELALRAEKFYNKLNSFLHSMEGVGKQLDKAKESYERAFSQLYMGKGNLIKQASEFKELGVAVVKELPEELEEKAKLELEPVSQLGNHDSSK, encoded by the coding sequence ATGCTTTGGTCAATGCTCTCTAATACGCCTGCATGGTTTAGTCTTGCGCTATTCGCAGGCGGTGCGGCTACTCTACTCCCCGTTGTTTGGGTCATGCGTAGCACTTTCAAAAATCAACTCAATACTCAACTCGCCTCCGAGCAAGCACTTAGGTCACAACTAAGCCAAGCCGAGCAACTCGCTGAGCAATTAAGAGCGCAGCAACTACAAAGTCATGGCCAACAGCAGCAATTGCAAGCAAGGTTAGCTGAGCGTCAACGGCAAGCCGCTGAATATCAGCAGTTGTGGCAGCGAGAGCTCGATGCTAAGGAAGAAATTCAAGTGCATGCTCATGAGTTAGAAGTTGAAATGGCCAATCTACAAACCTTGCTGGAGCAAAAGCAACTAAGCTTTGAGCAGCAGCTTGCGCAGCTTGAACAAGCGAAAGTCCAGCTTAAAGAAGAGTTTCACAATCTCGCGAATCAAATATTTGATGAGAAAAGCGAGCGTTTTAGTCATCAAAGTAAAGAAAAAATCCAGCAGTTGTTGCAGCCAGTACAAGGTGAATTAAAGGGCTTTAGAGATAAAATGGAAGCCATTCATAGTGAAGAGCTGAAGCAACGGGCGTCATTAAAAACTGAATTGTTGCACTTACAAGCCAACAATAAAGCCATGACTGAGCAAGCAGATCGTTTGACCACCGCATTACAAGGGCAAAAGAAAGCACAAGGTAACTGGGGCGAACTCATGCTTGAAAATGTGCTAGATAGCGCTGGGCTACGTCCGGGGTACGACTATCAGCGAGAAGTAAACTTTAATACCGACGAAGGCAAGTTTCGCCCTGATGTCGTGGTTTACTTACCGCAATCTCGTCATCTGGTAATTGACGCTAAAACCTCATTGAATGCCTATACACGATATATCAACGCCATAACCGATAGTGAAGCGAATCAAGCCATTGTGGCACACACCGAAGCCATCACTGCAAGGATCAAAGAGCTGGGTAGTAAATCTTATGAGCGCTTACCTGGTCTTAACTCCCCAGAGGTGGTCATTATGTTTATCCCTGTGGAATCTGCATTTGTTGAGGCGGTTAAGCATAAGCCAACACTTTATCAGGATGCTTTACAAAACAATGTATTGGTAGCAACGCCAACAACACTTTTAACCAGTCTTAATATAGTCAAACAGCTATGGCGTTTTGAAGAGCAAAGCAAACACACCAGAGAGCTGGCGCTCCGTGCTGAAAAGTTTTATAACAAGCTCAATAGCTTCCTACATAGTATGGAAGGCGTGGGCAAACAGCTTGATAAAGCAAAAGAGAGCTATGAACGCGCGTTTTCTCAGTTGTATATGGGTAAAGGCAACTTAATTAAGCAAGCCTCTGAATTTAAAGAGCTAGGTGTTGCTGTAGTCAAAGAGCTACCCGAAGAACTCGAAGAAAAAGCCAAACTTGAGCTCGAGCCGGTAAGTCAGCTTGGCAATCACGACAGCTCGAAATAA
- a CDS encoding TonB-dependent receptor plug domain-containing protein, with the protein MQFINNKLENAVRKPLSLAVGAALLSTISIHAQAESNNTEAKESVEVIEITGTRRSLRSVAESTVPVDVISLEDMQSTGQLELSQVLTTLVPSFNFPNSTLADGTDHARPAVLRGLAPDHTLVLVNGKRRHAGALLNLNGTVGRGSTAVDLNTIPAAAIKRIEVLRDGAAAQYGSDAIAGVINIVLKDAEEGGSISVTYGEHDTQMAGVPDLLQTRANAAGDLDFVLGDDRKRNDGGTTTIGANIGFALGNDGFINLSAEYRDKKPTNRSGFDPREQYARDENDQLDSREFSFDRYNHRFGKAEVEDFALFYNAGYSLDAETELYSFGSYSTREGNSGGFYRRANDSRNLTAVYPDGFLPQIVSDVDDYSFALGVKGTQGEWDYDISTNYGVNDFALGVVNSLNTSMGVTSPTEFNNGALVYSQWLVNADAKTALDLGLPDDVFFTIGAEYRRETYEIEVGEEASYLTVLDAEGNPVAAGGAQVLAGFSPASAVDESRHNIALFAEFDTYLTQDWNVVLAGRFEDYSDFGSTFTSKLASRYVVSDNFSLRGAVSTGFRAPSLAQTSYKSIATVFENGVPSEVGHFPVDTPAAKALGARELEPEESVNMTAGFVFTLDAFSFTVDAYRIDIDDRIVLSENLGGPEVINILQQAGELNTQSVRYFTNAIDSRTEGVDIVATYSFDLADYGDLRLSAALNINDTEVTHVKANPAELEALGDSYEYFARREIARFEDGTPKDKWNLAAIWQFGDWQTTLRATRYGETVDSSSAVEGDEVLDAKWITDLEVAYNLGDHWKFAVGANNLFDQYPQDTVSNIGYTTFNQIFPYSAFSAYNTDGRFVYGNISYRF; encoded by the coding sequence ATGCAATTTATTAATAACAAGCTGGAAAACGCTGTTCGCAAGCCACTCTCGTTGGCTGTCGGTGCTGCGCTTCTTTCAACTATTTCAATTCATGCGCAAGCGGAAAGTAACAACACTGAAGCCAAAGAAAGTGTTGAAGTCATCGAAATCACTGGTACGCGAAGAAGTCTTCGTAGTGTTGCTGAGAGTACAGTGCCGGTAGATGTCATCTCTTTAGAAGATATGCAAAGTACAGGTCAGCTGGAGCTGAGCCAAGTACTCACTACGCTCGTACCTAGTTTTAACTTCCCAAATTCAACGCTGGCGGATGGTACGGATCACGCTCGTCCGGCAGTGCTTAGAGGTTTAGCACCGGATCACACCTTAGTGCTGGTAAATGGTAAACGTCGTCATGCCGGCGCATTATTGAATTTAAACGGTACTGTTGGTCGTGGTTCAACGGCGGTTGATTTAAATACCATTCCAGCTGCTGCGATTAAGCGTATAGAAGTCTTACGTGATGGTGCTGCTGCTCAATACGGCTCAGATGCCATTGCTGGCGTTATTAATATCGTGCTTAAAGATGCCGAAGAAGGCGGTAGTATTAGCGTGACCTATGGTGAGCATGATACACAGATGGCAGGTGTACCTGATTTATTACAAACTCGTGCAAACGCAGCAGGCGATTTAGACTTTGTATTAGGAGATGACCGTAAGCGTAATGATGGTGGTACTACAACAATTGGTGCCAACATCGGTTTTGCTTTAGGTAATGATGGCTTTATTAATCTGTCTGCTGAATATAGAGATAAAAAACCGACTAATCGTTCAGGCTTCGATCCAAGAGAGCAATATGCTCGTGATGAAAATGACCAACTTGACTCAAGAGAGTTTTCATTCGATCGCTACAACCACCGTTTTGGTAAAGCCGAAGTGGAAGACTTTGCACTATTTTATAATGCGGGTTACAGCTTAGATGCGGAAACCGAACTTTATTCATTTGGTAGCTACTCGACACGTGAAGGTAACTCCGGTGGTTTCTATCGTCGCGCAAATGACAGTCGTAACCTAACAGCGGTATACCCAGATGGGTTCTTGCCTCAAATCGTCAGCGATGTAGATGATTACTCGTTTGCGCTTGGTGTCAAAGGCACTCAAGGTGAGTGGGATTACGATATCAGTACAAACTATGGTGTGAATGACTTCGCTTTGGGTGTCGTAAATAGTTTGAATACTTCGATGGGGGTAACAAGCCCGACTGAGTTTAATAACGGCGCTTTAGTCTATTCACAGTGGCTCGTGAATGCTGATGCTAAAACGGCATTGGATTTAGGCTTACCGGATGACGTATTTTTCACTATTGGTGCAGAATATCGCCGCGAAACTTATGAAATTGAAGTCGGTGAAGAAGCGTCTTACCTCACCGTGCTTGATGCAGAAGGCAATCCCGTTGCGGCTGGTGGTGCGCAAGTACTCGCTGGTTTCTCACCAGCAAGTGCTGTCGATGAATCTCGTCATAACATCGCTTTATTCGCAGAGTTTGATACCTACTTAACACAGGACTGGAACGTCGTCTTGGCGGGTCGCTTTGAAGATTACAGTGATTTTGGCAGCACTTTCACCAGTAAACTGGCATCGCGCTATGTGGTGTCGGATAACTTTTCACTACGTGGTGCAGTAAGTACAGGTTTTAGAGCGCCTTCATTGGCTCAAACGTCCTATAAATCAATTGCTACGGTATTTGAAAATGGCGTACCGAGTGAAGTTGGTCACTTCCCTGTTGATACTCCTGCTGCAAAAGCGCTGGGTGCTCGAGAGCTTGAGCCGGAAGAGTCGGTCAATATGACGGCGGGTTTTGTTTTTACATTGGATGCGTTCTCATTTACCGTGGATGCTTATCGCATTGACATCGACGATCGCATCGTACTTTCTGAGAACTTGGGTGGTCCTGAGGTCATCAATATTTTGCAGCAAGCGGGTGAGCTCAATACGCAAAGTGTAAGGTACTTCACGAATGCTATCGACTCGCGCACTGAAGGTGTGGACATCGTAGCGACGTATAGTTTTGATCTTGCCGACTACGGTGATCTGCGTTTAAGTGCCGCGCTAAACATCAATGACACTGAAGTTACGCATGTAAAAGCAAATCCTGCTGAGCTTGAAGCCCTTGGTGACAGCTACGAGTACTTTGCTCGTCGTGAAATTGCACGATTTGAAGATGGAACACCAAAAGACAAATGGAACTTAGCTGCAATTTGGCAATTTGGTGATTGGCAGACGACATTACGTGCCACACGCTATGGTGAAACGGTAGATTCTTCGAGCGCAGTAGAAGGCGATGAAGTATTAGACGCTAAATGGATCACTGATCTAGAAGTGGCTTATAACCTCGGTGACCACTGGAAGTTTGCAGTAGGCGCTAACAATCTATTTGATCAATATCCACAAGATACCGTTAGTAATATTGGTTATACAACGTTTAATCAGATCTTCCCGTACTCTGCGTTTTCGGCATATAACACCGATGGTCGTTTCGTGTATGGCAATATCAGCTATCGTTTCTAA